GTTAGAGTTGCTTCGTTGAAATCTCAAATTGAAGCAGGGATAACTAAAAAAAGTGTAGATCAAAAAACACCCAAAGAACAGTTAATAGAAATTAGGAATCAATTATTACCCTATCTAGAAAAACAGCAAGAACACTATATATCAAAACTAAAGCCTAGTCTAAAAGAAAAGAAAGTCTTTTTATTAGATTATTCAGAGTTAAATGCACATGAAAAAGCTTGGTTAGAGAATTATTTCACGACTGCAATTTTTCCTATTCTTACACCATTAGCGGTTGACCCTGCACACCCATTTCCATTTGTAAGCAACCTTAGTCTTAATATTGCAGCAATAATTAAAGATCCCAAATCAGGCGAACATCAATTCTCACGCGTAAAAGTTCCACAAAAAACATTAGATAGATTCATCACTATTCCTAATGAAATAAGTCTTAGAGACCCTGAACTTGTATATAGCGCCGTTCCTATTGAACAAGTTGTGGCCAACAATTTAAATATGTTGTTCCCTGGAATGGAAATTAAAGAATATTCATTTTTTCGAGTGACGCGAGATGCAGACTTAGAACTTCGAGATCTTGAAGCTGATGATCTCATGATCGCACTTGAACAAGGTCTTAGAAAACGTCGTATGGGAGGAGAAATAGTTCGACTAGAAGTTGCCATTGATATGCCAATAAGGATTTTAGACTTACTAATCGAAGGTATGGCAGTCAAAACAAATGATCTTTATAAAGTTAAAGGGCTTTTAGGACTTGATGAATTGTCTAAATTAATAAATATCGAAAGGCCAGAATTATATGATCTTCAAGAATGTGGTCAAACTCATAAATCTCTTAAAAAGAGCCAAAGTAGTCTGCTGGAAGATCGATCAATAAAGAAAGAAGAGTTTAAAAGTATTTTCTCGATCATAAGAAAAAACGATATTCTTCTCCATCACCCATATGACTTATTTAAAAGCTCCGTAGAAGAATTTATTAATCAATCTGCAGATGATCCATTGGTCATGGGAATCAAAATGACTCTATATAGAGTCTCAAAAAACTCACCAATTATTGAAGCTTTAATCCGAGCTGCTGAAAATGGAAAACAAGTAATGGCTCTTGTTGAACTGAAAGCTCGTTTTGATGAAGACAATAATATTCAATGGGCTAAACAGCTAGAACAATCAGGGGTGCATGTCGTCTATGGCGTCATTGGGCTTAAAACTCATACCAAAATTGCATTGGTAATACGTAAAGAAAAAGAACGGTTACGAAGTTATTTTCATATTGGAACAGGTAACTACAACTCAAAAACATCAAAGCAATATACAGACCTAGGGCTACTGTCTATCCAACCGGAGATAGGACAGGATTTAATAGAACTCTTTAATTATTTAACTGGTTTTTCAAAACAACAGAGCTTTAGAAAACTATTAGTAGCACCCGTTTCACTAAGAAAAGGGATAGAAAAGCTAATAGAGAAGGAAATTGAAAATGCAAAAAATGGAAGAAAAGCAAAGATACAAGCCAAAATGAATTCCCTAGTAGATCCAACTATTATTAAATTGCTTTATAAAGCCTCTCAATCAGGAGTTAAGATAGAACTAATAGTGCGCGGAATGTGCTGTTTATTACCTAAAAAAGAAGGCCTAAGTGAGAATATTACTGTAACTAGTATTATTGGTAGATATCTTGAACATTCAAGAATTTTTTGGTTTTACAATGATAATGAACCCAAAGTATTTATTGGAAGTGCAGATTGGATGAGAAGAAACTTAGATCGACGAGTTGAGGCAGTAACTCCAATTGAAGAACCAAGTTTAAAGAAAAAAGTTGAACACATATTAAGAGTCTATTTAAATGACAATGTAGATGCTTGGGAAATGCAAGGTGATGGGAAGTTTATTCGTAAAGCTTGTGAAAAAGAAAAGCAATCTGCGCAAACAACATTGATGAATTTTTCTGATTAACAAAAAGTATTCAAGCAGATATTAACTAGATATTTAAGAGTAAATACTAAGTCTTAATACCTAATAAAGTGTCTTTTGCAACAACGTTAGGCTATCTAAATAAAAACATTTTATTTAATTCACTGTTATTTTCCATAACAGTGCTAAGTTCATTCTAAATATAAATATAGGAGGCCAGGGTGATGGGGATCCCTCTGGAATCTGTTAAAGGTGATTCTGCATCATCTTCAGAAAAACTAGTTCTGCCTAAAACTTCAAAAGGGTCTAGGCACAAAAATCCTAACAATGGTTCTGTTGGAAGAGGAAGGCCTCCTGGTCGTGTAGGAACTGATTCTATAGGTTTTTATCTGAGCAGTATTGGGAGAGTACCTCTACTTACTCCTGCAGAGGAGATTGAGCTTGCTCACCATGTCCAAAAAATGAAAGAATTACTGGATGTTCCGAAGGAAGATATCAACCCTCGTCAACGCCATCAAATTCGAATGGGTAAACGAGCAAGAGATCGCATGATGGCTGCAAATCTTCGCTTAGTAGTTAGTGTCGCGAAAAAATACCAAAACCAAGGTCTGGAGCTTCTTGATCTAGTACAAGAGGGGGCTATTGGTTTAGAACGAGCTGTTGACAAGTTTGACCCAGCAATGGGTTACAAATTTTCAACCTATGCATACTGGTGGATACGTCAAGGAATGACTAGAGCAATTGACAATAGTGCGCGTACAATTCGTCTTCCAATTCATATCAGCGAAAAACTCTCGAAAATGCGTCGCATAACAAGAGAATTATCTCATAGATTAGGGCGCCAACCTAATAGAGTTGAACTGGCTAGTGAGTTAGGCATGGAAACAAAAGATTTAGAAGAATTAATCTCACAAAGTGCTCCTTGTGCATCATTAGATTCCCATGCTCGAGGCGAAGAAGACAGGAGCACATTAGGCGAGTTGATACCAGATCCAAACTACAATGAGCCAATGGAAGGAATGGATAGAAATATGCAAAAAGAACATTTAAGTGGATGGCTTTCTCAACTTAATGAAAGAGAGCAAAAGATTATGCGCTTAAGATTTGGTCTCGATGGAGAAGAGCCTCTAACCCTCGCTGAAATAGGAAGGCAAATCAATGTATCTAGAGAACGTGTAAGACAATTAGAGTCAAAAGCGATTCTCAAATTAAGAGGAATGACTAACCATCAACAAGCTGCATAAACCATAATGTGAGAAACTTCTATTCTCTAATTATCATTGGAGGCTGGTTATTTATAGTTTTATCTTGTAGTTTTCTATCTAGTAAACTATTTCCAAAGCAAGAAGAGTTGAGTCGTAAAATTGTACATATAGGAAGTGGTCCAATAATTCCTTTAGCTTGGTGGTTAGATGTATCTAGTAATATCGCCATTGTAGTTGCTAGTATTATTACTATTTGTCTAGCAGTCAATTATCAGTTAAGATTATTCACATCAATTGAAAATATAGGAAGGCGAAGTTTTGGAACTATTTTATATGGGCTAAGCATAAGTTCGTTGCTAATTTTATTCTGGGAAAACTGTCCTTCTGCAGTCACTGCAGGTGTTCTTGTTATGGCATTCGGTGATGGATTAGCAGGTCTAATAGGTCCTAAAATAAAATCCCCTCATTGGTTTATTATGGGACAAAAAAAATCTGTAATAGGTACGCTAACTATTGGATCTATAAGTGCATTAATATTAGTAATTATTAATTACGCAACTGGATCTCATTTAGATTTGAACAATATTTGTCTAATTACATCGTTGGCAATCGCCCTTGAACAAATTAGTCCCCTAGGAATTGATAATCTTACAGTCCCATTAGTAGTTGCGATTAGCTGGCAATGGATGTTCTAAATAAAGTCAAAGAATGACTGCTGCTAATTCTTCAAGAAGCATCTCCGTAGTGTTTATATCAATACATGCATCTGTAATACTTTGACCATAAGTAAGTTTCGAGAGGTCTGTAGATAAGCTTTGATTTCCTTCTACCAAATGACTCTCTAACATTACTCCCATAATATTAGAAGAGCCTTTTTGAATTTGAAGGGCAACATCCCTTAAAACATCAACTTGGCGGCGATAATCTTTCTTAGAATTACCATGACTACAATCAATCATAACTCTATCTATTGAACCAGAGTCAGAAAGTTCCTTTGAAACCTTCCCAACTGAATCAACATCATAATTAGTACCACTACTTCCTCCTCTCAAGACAAGATGGCCATCTGGATTTCCTGTAGTACTAATAATAGAAGCAGAGCCCTGATGATTAATACCCAAAAAATGATGAGGCTTAGAGGCTGCTTTCATAGCATTAATAGCAATTGCAATAGTGCCATCTGTACCATTTTTATATCCTATTGGCATTGATAACCCTGAAGCCATTTCTCTATGAGTCTGACTTTCTGTAGTGCGCGCACCAATTGCAGTCCAACTAATTAAATCAGCAATATATTGAGGCACAACTGGATCTAATAATTCTGTTGCTGAAGGAATTTCTAAATGAGCAAGGTCTAACAAGAGAGATCTGGCTCGCCTTAAACCAGAATTAATATCATAAGAACCATCCAGATGAGGATCATTTATTAAACCCTTCCAACCTGTAGTTGTCCTAGGTTTTTCAAAATAAACCCTCATAACTATCTCAAGTTTGTCTTCAAAACGTTCTCTTAATGACTTGAGCCTAATGGCATAATCTTTAGCAGCAGCAATATCATGCACTGAACAAGGGCCTACAATCACTAATAATCGTGAGTCAATACCAGAAAGAATCTCTTGAATTCTTGTACGTGTTTTCGAAACAATTGCGGCTGACTGAAGATCTAAGGGCAAGTCACTATGAAGTGAGGCAGGAGGAAGTAATGGCCTAGTCTCAACAACATGAAGATCTGAAGTTTGATCACTTACGTCAAAATCTGTTGAAAAACTCATCAATCCTTCCTAAATCCTAAAGATGACCAGAAAACAATCGAAAAATAGACTAAGTATTTACATTTCTGCATCTATCTTCACTCAAAATTAGTTTAATGAAACCAGAATAAGTTAAATCTAGTCTATGAAAGATACAGCAGTCGAAAAAATGCTAAAAAATTATCATGAGCATGCTGCAGCAAGAGAAAGAAAAGGAATTCCTCCCTTGCCTTTAAATGAGCAACAAACTCATGAACTCACCCTATTACTAGAAAGCTATCAGGAAGAAAGCAACAAAGGCTTCTTATTAGATTTACTAAAAAATCGAATTCCTCCAGGAGTGGACAAGGCATCTTATGTAAAAGCAACTTGGCTGAACTCTGTTGCACAAAACAAAATCCATAGCGCTTTGGTTAATCCATTAGAAGCCACAAGACTGCTAGGAACAATGATGGGTGGCTACAATGTTGCAGCACTAATTGAATTACTCAGCAATAAAAACCAAGAAGTCGCTAGTGTTGCAGCGAAAAGTCTTAGTAATACACTTTTAGTTTATGATGCATTAAATGATATTATAGACCTGGCAGAGAGCAATGTTTTTGCTAAACAAATTGTTGAAAGTTGGGCAATGGGTGAATGGTTTACAAATAAACCAAAATTACCAAATGCAATAACTGTAACTGTTTTCAAAGTTGCTGGAGAAACCAATACAGATGATCTTTCGCCTGCTACTCATGCAACTACCAGACCTGATATCCCTCTTCATGCACTTGCAATGCTTGAAACAAAAGATCCTGATGGGATAGAGACTCTTAAGAGCCTAAAAGAAAAAAAATACCCTATTGCATATGTAGGAGATGTTGTTGGAACAGGCAGTTCTAGAAAATCTGCTATTAATTCTGTTCTTTGGCATATTGGTGAAGATATTCCTTATGTTCCCAATAAACGATCTGGTGGTGTAATTATTGGAGGCAAAATTGCACCTATATTTTTTAATACAGCAGAAGATTCTGGTGCATTACCTATTGAGTGTGATGTAAGCCAACTTAAAACGGGAGATATCATTACAATTCACCCATATCAAGGAAAAATTACAAGCCAAGGAACGAAAAATGACGACGAAAAAATTTTATCTACCTTTGAATTAAAACCATCAACCATTTTAGATGAAGTGCAAGCAGGCGGACGCATTCCTTTAATGATAGGAAGAGCCTTGACTGACAAAGTTAGAGAAAGACTGAATTTAAAACCTTCAACAATATTCATTCGCCCAGGAGAACCTCAAGCTTCATCATATGGATTTACACAAGCACAAAAAATTGTTGGAAAAGCTTGTGGTTTGCCTGGTATTCAACCAGGAACAAGTTGTGAACCGGTCATGACAACTGTGGGAAGCCAAGATACAACAGGCCCCATGACTAGAGACGAAATGAAAGAACTTGCATGTCTAGGATTCTCAGCAGACTTAGTGATGCAAAGCTTTTGTCATACAGCTGCTTATCCAAAACCAGTAGATATTGAAACTCAAGAAGAATTACCTGATTTCTTTGCCGAGCGAGGAGGGGTGGCCTTAAGACCTGGCGATGGAATAATTCATAGCTGGCTCAACAGAATGCTACTTCCGGACACAGTCGGTACAGGAGGAGATAGTCATACAAGATTCCCTCTCGGCATATCGTTCCCTGGTGGATCAGGCGTAGTTGCATTTGCTGCTGCTATTGGTGCAATGCCACTAGATATGCCTGAATCCGTATTGGTTCGCTTTAAAGGGTCTCTTCAACCAGGTATTACCTTAAGAGATGTTGTAAATGCAATTCCTCTCATAGCTATTGAGAAAAAATTATTAACTATATCAAAAGAAAATAAAATCAATATTTTTAATGGAAAAATCATGGAAATCGAAGGCTTGCCTGATCTCAAGCTTGAGCAAGCATTTGAATTAACTGATGCCAGTGCAGAACGATCATGCGCTGGTTGCTCAATTCAACTCTCAGAAAAAACAATCTCTGAATATCTTCAAAGTAATATTGCTCTTTTAACCAATATGATTGCTCGCGGATATAAAGATCCACGAACGTTAGGTAGACGTATTCAGAAAATGAAAAAGTGGTTACAGAAACCAGCTATTTTAAAAGCAGATTCTGATGCCAATTACTCATCAATAATTGAAATTAATCTAGATGAATTACAGGAACCTATCATTGCTTGTCCTAATGATCCTGATAACGTAAAACGTCTAAGTATAGAAGCTGATACTCCAATTGATGAAGTATTTATAGGCTCATGTATGACAAATATTGGACATTATCGAGCCGCAGCAAAGATCCTAGAAAACTCAGGGAAAACAAAAGCAAAATTATGGATATGTCCTCCAACTCGCATGGACGAAGAAATCCTAAAAAAGGAAGGTTATTACAAAATTTTTGAAGATGCAGGTTCTAGGTTGGAAATGCCTGGTTGTTCTCTATGTATGGGGAATCAAGCTCGAGTAGAAGAAAATGCAACAGTGTTCTCTACAAGTACAAGAAATTTTAATAATCGCTTAGGTAAAGGGGCCCAAGTATATTTAGGTAGCGCAGAATTAGCAGCTGTTTGTGCTTTGCTTGGTCGAATTCCAACCGTAGAAGAATATAAAAAGATAGCGGCGGAGAAAATTCATCCTTTATCAGATTCACTCTATAAATACTTAAATTTTAATGAAATAGATGGCTTTGAAAAAGATGGCCAAATCATTAGTAATGAAGCACAAAAAGAATTCCTGACTATTTCTTAATGAGAAACTTAAATGACTTAAGCCTAACAAGGCAACAAATAACCTCGGGATATAGTATTCGTCAGCTACTACGTCAACGATGGTTTGTTGTTGTTCTAGCTTTAATATTGACAGGCCTTGGTGCTGCCTTAACAGGAGTTCTCTTTAAAACAGGAATTCATGCACTAGATAATTGGAGATTAGACTTACTAAAAGTTCTTCCTCCATGGTTTATTTTACCGCTATTAGGTGGCGTAGGAGGGCTAATATCAGGAACAATAATTGCAAAATTTGCACCAGCTGCAGGAGGGTCGGGTGTAACCCAAATCATCAACTATCTACGCCATAAGGAAGTTCCAATGGGACTAAAAGTTGGAATAGGTAAATTAGTTGCAGGGATAATAGCTATAGGGAGTGGTTTCCCATTAGGTCCCGAAGGGCCAGCAGTACAAATGGGAGGATCAGTAGCATGGAAAATGGCACAATGGTTAAAAGCTCCGGTAGCCTTTAGAAGGGTAATTGTTGCTGCCGGTAGTGGTGCTGGTATCGCAGCAGTATTTAGTGCACCTATTGGAGGCTTTATCTATGCCATTGAAGAATTACTAAATTCCTCAAGACCTGTCATTCTCTTACTAGTAATAGTGACAACCTTTTGGGCAGACACCTGGGCCAATATATTGCAAGGTCAAGGTTTTAAGCTTGATGTTGATTTTCCACTGGAAATAAATCTACTTCCAATTGATTTCGCATATTTAATATTGTTAGGGATAGTAGTCGGTCTTTTAGCACAACTTTATTCTCACTATGTTTTATATATGCAACGTCTAGGCAATAACTGGTTTAAAAAAAAATTGATTTTACGTATGACTATTAGTGGCGCAATACTAGGAAGCATTTTTTCATTCTTACCAAATGAATTTCACCATGTAGGTGAACTAAAAAAATTAATTGTCTTAGGAGATGGGAATATTAGCTTAGCCATTGGAACATTCATTGTTCTGTTTTTTACAACAGGGCTAGCTGCAGCATCAGGTGCTCCTGGAGGATTATTTTTCCCTATGCTCACTCTTGGAGGTTGCATCGGTTCAGCTTGTGGAACTTGGGTGGAAATCTTAACAGGACATTTCCCCACAACTTATACTCTTGCGGGAATGGGTGCATTCGTTGCTGCATGTACACGAACACCCATTTCAGCAATGTTTCTCGCCTTTGCCCCAACTAAAAATTTATTAATACTCAAACCTATTTTATTAGCTTGTCTTACAAGTTTCTTAATTGCACGCTTTTTTAATGATAAATCTATCTATGAAAGACAAATTGAACTTGAAAATAATGAAAACCCTAAGGGGCAACTTTCACAATCCTTAACTACTACTCCCTAGAAAACTGAACAACGAAACTCTTCTATTTAAACCTAATCTTCCTAAGCCAAATGCACTTAGGACAATATTAGCTTTTCCTAATACCTATTCAGTAGGGATAACAAGTCTAGGCTTTCAAATTATTTGGGCAACCCTTGCACAAAGAAAAGATGTAGATGTTAGAAGATTATTTACGGATCAACAAGATAAACTACACCGCACAATTGATCTATTTGGAATTTCTCTAAGTTGGGAATTAGATGGACCTGTTTTACTAGATCTGTTAGAAAGAAACAAAATCCCCATTTGGAGCCGTGAACGGTCTGAACAAGACCCCATTGTCTTTGGTGGTGGACAAGTACTTACAGCCAACCCAGAACCATTCGCGCCATTTTTAGATGTCATCTTATTAGGTGATGGGGAAAACTTATTACCAAAATTCATAGAAAAACTAGATGAGCTTCAAGGAAGTTCAAGGAATACAAAATTAAAAATACTTTCCCAAACTCCAGGAATTTATGTGCCTATTCTGTATGAACCTAAGTATAACTCCAATAAAGAGTTAATAGAAATAGAAGCTATTTCCTCAGATATTCCAAAAGAAATTACTAAACAAACATGGAAACAAAATACACTAAGTCACTCAACTGTAATTACTCCAGAATCAGCTTGGCCTGGAATACATATGGTAGAGGTAGTTCGCAGCTGCCCTGAACTATGTCGATTCTGCCTAGCAAGTTATTTAAATCTACCATTTCGTAATTCCTCTCTTGATGCTGGGCTAATTCCAGCTATAGAAAAAGGATTCGCAATTACAAAAAGGATTGGTCTGTTAGGAGCATCAATAACTCAACATCCAGAATTTGAAGACTTATTGGATTGGTTAAATAAAGATTATTTTGATGGTATGAGACTCAGTTTAAGTTCTGTTAGAGCATCAACAGTTAATAAAAAAATGACTGAACTTTTAGCTCGCCGTAATGCTAAATCAATAACAATAGCAATTGAAAGTGGTAGTAAAAGAATAAGAGAGATGATTAATAAAAAACTTACTGAAGAGGAAATTTATTCTGCTGCGAGATATGCAAAAGAAGGAGGACTTTCAAGTCTCAAACTCTATGGAATGGTGGGCTTACCTACCGAAAGCGATGAGGATATTGAGGCTACTGCAGATCTTCTAATGAAAATCAAAAGGAAAACCTCAGGATTACGATTAGTGCTGGGTGTTAGTACATTCGTCCCTAAAGCTCATACTCCTTTTCAATGGTTTGGTGTACGTACAGAAGCTAAAAAACGATTAAAACTTCTAAGAAAAAGTTTACAGTCAAATGCCATAGAAATACGTACTGAAAGCTATAGTGGAAGTATTATTCAAGCTTTAATTTCTCGGGGAGATAGAAGATTAGCTCCAGTGATCGAATTAGTGCGAAGATCACAAAATAACATAGGAGGATGGAAAAAGGCTTACAAAGAAGTTCAGGAAAAAAATATAGGTTACAAGTCATCTAAACAGCTACCTCCTTGGGAAGAAATAGTACATACTAAATGGCAAAATGATCGCATTTTACCCTGGAGACATATCCAAGGTCCTCTAATTCTAGAGACACTAATCAAACATCAAGAAAGCGTTTAGAATCATTAGAAATTATCAAACAACGCAAACCTGCCAAAAACAGCCATCCCAAAAGATTAATACGGCTATCAAACATAGGCATATCTGATGCATGAAGAAAAACAAGAGTAAAGGAAGCAGACCACCAAGCTCTATCAAACAAATTATTATTATGTATTAGAAAACACTTTCTAAAAGAAACAATTAAAAGCACTAAGACAATCGAAACTAATGAAATCGCTACAGGCACACCATGAGCAACGGCCAATTCAAGAGGAAGGTTATGAGTATGACCATGCCAAATTCCTTGTCTTAACGGATAAAGAACTGAAAATGCAGCAGCTCCATATCCAAACCATGGCCTTTGAATGAGGAGAGTAATTGCCTCTCCCCATTGAAATAATCGTGTTGTCTCTAATGGTCTATCAGCCGAAAATTGCACATCTGCTAAACGTGACCATAATCCTCTCGGGACAATTTTTCTAGACCACATCTGCAATTCTAATGAAGCAAATGGAACTACAGATAAAAATACAGGTAATACACAAACACACAGCAAGGGAATAAGCCACAACCATGTTCCAGTACCTAAAATAAATGGGATAGATAAAAACATCGCGCCCCAAGCATTTCTAGAATCAGTCAAAATCAACGCAATCGCAATTAATAACACTAATAAGAAAGACAAACTCCGCTTTGAATAATTTGAAGATCTCTGCAATAAAAAAGCTAATGCAAGCGGCCAAACTAAAGCCAACCAAGAACCTGCGATATTTGCATAATTAAAAAGTCCAGACAAACGACCTGAGGGTTGACCACCTGGTGCAATAAACCAAATAATCAAACCATTCCAAATTTCCCAAGGGCCTTTTAATCCAAACCAAATCTGTCCTATTCCAGTAAAAATAACTGGTAATGTCCCTAATAACAATAGAAAAGCACTCCGTTTTCTCGAATGAGAAGTAATTAGATAGGGTTGAAATCCCCAAAAACACCAAAAGAATGGGATCCAATTAGCTAAGCCAACCCAAGCAAGCCAACCAGAATAAGCTCCAAAAGATCCCATTATCATCAACACTGAAATAAATATCCATCCCCAATTCCATTTATCTTTCAAAAAAGAATTTAATCTTTTATAATTTCCTAAATATAAAGATATGAGAAGAAATAAGGCCGATAAGAATACACTAGATGCTAAAAATAATAAACCTATTTGGAAACAAATCCAACCAAATAATGTTGTCTTTATAGGCCTAACCTCAGTAAACCAAGAAAAAAAGCTCATGCAAAAATAGCGGTGCGGCCTTCATAAACCATAACTTGTCTACGTAAATGCAATCTCAAAGCCCTAGCCAAAGCAAGGCGCTCTGTATCTCTACCCTTTCTAATTAAATCATTCACTTCATCGCGATGAGTTACATGCGCAATTGTCTGCTCTATAATTGGACCATCATCTAAATCTTTCGTTACATAATGAGCAGTTGCACCAATTAACTTAACACCCCTATCCCAAGCTCTATGGTATGGCTTAGCTCCTTTAAAAGCTGGTAAAAAAGAATGGTGAATATTAATTATATTGGGAAAGGAATCTAAAAAATTGCTGCTCAGTATCTGCATATACTTGGCTAAGACAATCAAATCTATATTATATTCTGATAATGTATCTAAAATAACTTGTTCTGAAATAGATTTATCTAGTTTATTTACAGGTATAAACTTATAGTCAACATTATATTGTTTACATGATTTTTGTAAATGATTATGATTTGATATAACTAAAGGGACATTCATTTTCAACTCTTGAGTATTTGATCGCCACAATAAATCTAATAAACAATGACTCTGCTTACTGACAAAAATCGCAACTCGTGGTAACTCATCTGAAAAATGCAACTCAGCCTTTCCTTCCAAAGAATTAGCCAAAGCAACAATTGCAACCTGAATAGCTTGTCTAGATAATTTAAATCCATTGAGATCCCATTCCAATCTACTCAAAAATAATCCCGCTCCTTCATCAGTATGATGATCTGCATGACGTATATTGCCATTATTGTTAGATATCCAAGTGGACAACTCACTAACCAAACCAGGACGATCAGGGCAAATGAGCTGCAAAATAACAGTTGTCTGAAGAGCGTTAGACATATCAAAGCATTATCTATTTATCAAATCTAATCTAAGTAAAATCGCCAACTTTTAAGAGAAATTAAAAACATGAATAAAAAAGAAATTGCTATAATTGGCGGAGGAATCATTGGAAGCACAACTGCTTTTTACTTGGCAAAGCTCGGTCACAATATAACTATTATTGATCCTGAACTAGATAGGCAAGAAAAAGATCTGAAATATAGAACAGGAA
This DNA window, taken from Prochlorococcus sp. MIT 0603, encodes the following:
- a CDS encoding diacylglycerol/polyprenol kinase family protein, producing MSRKIVHIGSGPIIPLAWWLDVSSNIAIVVASIITICLAVNYQLRLFTSIENIGRRSFGTILYGLSISSLLILFWENCPSAVTAGVLVMAFGDGLAGLIGPKIKSPHWFIMGQKKSVIGTLTIGSISALILVIINYATGSHLDLNNICLITSLAIALEQISPLGIDNLTVPLVVAISWQWMF
- a CDS encoding RpoD/SigA family RNA polymerase sigma factor, which gives rise to MGIPLESVKGDSASSSEKLVLPKTSKGSRHKNPNNGSVGRGRPPGRVGTDSIGFYLSSIGRVPLLTPAEEIELAHHVQKMKELLDVPKEDINPRQRHQIRMGKRARDRMMAANLRLVVSVAKKYQNQGLELLDLVQEGAIGLERAVDKFDPAMGYKFSTYAYWWIRQGMTRAIDNSARTIRLPIHISEKLSKMRRITRELSHRLGRQPNRVELASELGMETKDLEELISQSAPCASLDSHARGEEDRSTLGELIPDPNYNEPMEGMDRNMQKEHLSGWLSQLNEREQKIMRLRFGLDGEEPLTLAEIGRQINVSRERVRQLESKAILKLRGMTNHQQAA
- the acnB gene encoding bifunctional aconitate hydratase 2/2-methylisocitrate dehydratase; this encodes MLKNYHEHAAARERKGIPPLPLNEQQTHELTLLLESYQEESNKGFLLDLLKNRIPPGVDKASYVKATWLNSVAQNKIHSALVNPLEATRLLGTMMGGYNVAALIELLSNKNQEVASVAAKSLSNTLLVYDALNDIIDLAESNVFAKQIVESWAMGEWFTNKPKLPNAITVTVFKVAGETNTDDLSPATHATTRPDIPLHALAMLETKDPDGIETLKSLKEKKYPIAYVGDVVGTGSSRKSAINSVLWHIGEDIPYVPNKRSGGVIIGGKIAPIFFNTAEDSGALPIECDVSQLKTGDIITIHPYQGKITSQGTKNDDEKILSTFELKPSTILDEVQAGGRIPLMIGRALTDKVRERLNLKPSTIFIRPGEPQASSYGFTQAQKIVGKACGLPGIQPGTSCEPVMTTVGSQDTTGPMTRDEMKELACLGFSADLVMQSFCHTAAYPKPVDIETQEELPDFFAERGGVALRPGDGIIHSWLNRMLLPDTVGTGGDSHTRFPLGISFPGGSGVVAFAAAIGAMPLDMPESVLVRFKGSLQPGITLRDVVNAIPLIAIEKKLLTISKENKINIFNGKIMEIEGLPDLKLEQAFELTDASAERSCAGCSIQLSEKTISEYLQSNIALLTNMIARGYKDPRTLGRRIQKMKKWLQKPAILKADSDANYSSIIEINLDELQEPIIACPNDPDNVKRLSIEADTPIDEVFIGSCMTNIGHYRAAAKILENSGKTKAKLWICPPTRMDEEILKKEGYYKIFEDAGSRLEMPGCSLCMGNQARVEENATVFSTSTRNFNNRLGKGAQVYLGSAELAAVCALLGRIPTVEEYKKIAAEKIHPLSDSLYKYLNFNEIDGFEKDGQIISNEAQKEFLTIS
- the ppk1 gene encoding polyphosphate kinase 1; the encoded protein is MKNNFQMTTHATVENNYINRELSWIDFNGRVLEKATDKEIPLLEQAKFSAIYSNNLDEFFMVRVASLKSQIEAGITKKSVDQKTPKEQLIEIRNQLLPYLEKQQEHYISKLKPSLKEKKVFLLDYSELNAHEKAWLENYFTTAIFPILTPLAVDPAHPFPFVSNLSLNIAAIIKDPKSGEHQFSRVKVPQKTLDRFITIPNEISLRDPELVYSAVPIEQVVANNLNMLFPGMEIKEYSFFRVTRDADLELRDLEADDLMIALEQGLRKRRMGGEIVRLEVAIDMPIRILDLLIEGMAVKTNDLYKVKGLLGLDELSKLINIERPELYDLQECGQTHKSLKKSQSSLLEDRSIKKEEFKSIFSIIRKNDILLHHPYDLFKSSVEEFINQSADDPLVMGIKMTLYRVSKNSPIIEALIRAAENGKQVMALVELKARFDEDNNIQWAKQLEQSGVHVVYGVIGLKTHTKIALVIRKEKERLRSYFHIGTGNYNSKTSKQYTDLGLLSIQPEIGQDLIELFNYLTGFSKQQSFRKLLVAPVSLRKGIEKLIEKEIENAKNGRKAKIQAKMNSLVDPTIIKLLYKASQSGVKIELIVRGMCCLLPKKEGLSENITVTSIIGRYLEHSRIFWFYNDNEPKVFIGSADWMRRNLDRRVEAVTPIEEPSLKKKVEHILRVYLNDNVDAWEMQGDGKFIRKACEKEKQSAQTTLMNFSD
- a CDS encoding 3-deoxy-7-phosphoheptulonate synthase, whose protein sequence is MSFSTDFDVSDQTSDLHVVETRPLLPPASLHSDLPLDLQSAAIVSKTRTRIQEILSGIDSRLLVIVGPCSVHDIAAAKDYAIRLKSLRERFEDKLEIVMRVYFEKPRTTTGWKGLINDPHLDGSYDINSGLRRARSLLLDLAHLEIPSATELLDPVVPQYIADLISWTAIGARTTESQTHREMASGLSMPIGYKNGTDGTIAIAINAMKAASKPHHFLGINHQGSASIISTTGNPDGHLVLRGGSSGTNYDVDSVGKVSKELSDSGSIDRVMIDCSHGNSKKDYRRQVDVLRDVALQIQKGSSNIMGVMLESHLVEGNQSLSTDLSKLTYGQSITDACIDINTTEMLLEELAAVIL